A genomic window from Pseudomonas cavernicola includes:
- a CDS encoding ArsR/SmtB family transcription factor has product MSPDQLSSTFAALADPTRRAILARLATGETTVTELAEPFEMTLPAVTKHLKVLERAGLISRSREAQWRPCRLEAKPLEDVADWVGQYRQFWEERLDRLEDYLRELQAQATTGETPQKPLQNSREREDERKKN; this is encoded by the coding sequence ATGTCCCCTGATCAGCTCAGCTCCACCTTCGCGGCACTCGCCGACCCCACTCGCCGCGCCATCCTGGCACGCCTCGCCACGGGCGAGACTACGGTAACCGAGCTCGCCGAGCCCTTCGAGATGACCCTCCCTGCCGTGACCAAACACCTCAAGGTGCTGGAGCGCGCCGGCCTGATCTCGCGCAGCCGCGAGGCGCAGTGGCGGCCCTGCCGGCTAGAGGCCAAGCCGCTGGAGGACGTGGCCGACTGGGTGGGGCAGTACCGTCAATTCTGGGAAGAACGCCTCGATCGCCTGGAGGACTACCTGCGCGAACTGCAAGCACAGGCAACCACAGGGGAAACACCACAGAAACCCTTGCAGAACAGCAGGGAGAGGGAAGATGAGCGCAAAAAAAACTAA
- a CDS encoding carbon-nitrogen hydrolase family protein, which yields MRLAVYQCASSPLDVAGNLRRLEATALRAAEQGADLLVCPEMFLTGYNIGAEAVSRLAEPCDGPSAQVIARIAQAAGVAILYGYPERAGAGLVYNAVQLIDAQGQRLGNYRKTHLYGELDHSLFSRGEALDTALIEWQGWHLGLLICYDVEFPENTRRLALAGADLVLVPTANMLPYDFVATTTVRARAYENQFYLAYGNYCAAEGDITYCGLSSVSSPDGTPLAQAGRDEELLLADLDRRVVEQARQQTPYLQDRRPELYGALTAADRSQR from the coding sequence ATGCGTCTGGCCGTCTATCAATGCGCGTCATCGCCTCTGGATGTCGCAGGCAACCTGCGTCGTTTGGAGGCCACGGCACTGCGTGCGGCGGAGCAGGGGGCAGACCTTCTGGTCTGCCCTGAAATGTTCCTGACCGGTTATAACATCGGTGCCGAGGCGGTCTCGCGTCTTGCCGAACCTTGCGATGGCCCCTCCGCGCAGGTCATCGCCCGGATTGCCCAGGCTGCCGGTGTGGCGATTCTCTATGGCTATCCCGAGCGCGCTGGAGCTGGCCTCGTTTATAACGCGGTGCAACTAATCGATGCCCAGGGCCAGCGCCTGGGCAACTACCGCAAGACGCATCTGTATGGCGAGCTGGACCACAGTTTGTTCAGCCGGGGTGAGGCGCTGGATACCGCGCTGATCGAATGGCAGGGCTGGCACCTGGGGCTGTTGATCTGCTACGACGTTGAGTTTCCGGAAAACACCCGCAGACTGGCCTTGGCTGGTGCCGATCTGGTGCTGGTGCCGACGGCCAACATGCTTCCCTATGATTTCGTCGCGACCACCACGGTACGGGCGCGAGCGTATGAAAATCAGTTCTACTTGGCCTATGGCAACTATTGCGCCGCCGAAGGGGATATCACCTACTGCGGCCTTAGCAGTGTTTCGTCACCTGATGGAACGCCGCTGGCACAGGCTGGACGCGATGAGGAGCTGTTGCTCGCTGATCTCGACCGGCGTGTGGTCGAGCAGGCAAGGCAGCAGACGCCCTACCTACAGGACCGGCGTCCCGAGCTCTATGGTGCCCTGACTGCTGCGGACAGATCTCAGCGCTGA
- a CDS encoding flavin monoamine oxidase family protein: MTAKNNRHPDSHGKKPITIFGPDFPFAFDDWIEHPAGLGSIPAENHGKEVAIVGAGIAGLVAAYELMKLGLKPVVYEASRMGGRLRSQAFEGAEGIIAELGGMRFPVSSTAFYHYVDKLGLKTKPFPNPLTPASGSTVVDLEGKTYYANRLADLPALFSEVADAWAEALESGAQFSGIQEAIRNRDVAKLKELWNTLVPLWDDRTFYDFVASSEAFARLTFHHREVFGQVGFGTGGWDSDFPNSMLEIFRVVMTNCDDHQHLIEGGVEQVPLGIWRHAPEKCAHWPQGTTLSSLHSGAPRPGVKRIARDSNGHFEVTDYWGVSRHYEAVLTTCQSWLLTTQIECEESLFSQKMWMALDRTRYMQSSKTFVMVDRPFWKDKDPKTGRDVMSMTLTDRLTRGTYLFDNGDDKPGVICLSYSWMSDALKMLPQPIEKRVKLALDALKKIYPDVDIASHIIGDPITVSWEADPHFLGAFKGALPGHYRYNQRMYAHFMQADMPAEQRGIFIAGDDVSWTPAWVEGAVQTSLNAAWGIMTHFGGRSYPENPGPGDVFHEIGPIELPE, translated from the coding sequence ATGACTGCTAAGAACAATCGCCATCCCGATAGCCACGGGAAGAAGCCCATCACCATTTTCGGTCCTGACTTTCCGTTTGCCTTCGACGACTGGATCGAGCATCCGGCGGGGCTGGGCAGCATTCCAGCCGAGAACCATGGCAAGGAAGTGGCCATTGTCGGCGCCGGGATCGCCGGTCTGGTGGCTGCCTATGAATTGATGAAGTTGGGCCTCAAGCCTGTCGTCTACGAAGCTTCGCGCATGGGCGGCCGTCTGCGCTCACAGGCATTCGAAGGCGCCGAGGGTATCATTGCCGAGCTGGGTGGCATGCGCTTCCCGGTGTCGTCCACGGCCTTTTACCACTATGTCGACAAGCTGGGACTGAAGACCAAGCCGTTCCCTAACCCGTTGACGCCTGCCTCAGGCAGTACCGTGGTCGACCTGGAAGGCAAGACCTATTACGCCAACCGCCTGGCCGATCTGCCGGCGCTGTTCAGTGAAGTCGCCGACGCCTGGGCTGAAGCCCTGGAGAGCGGAGCCCAGTTCAGTGGTATCCAGGAGGCCATCCGCAATCGCGATGTGGCCAAGCTCAAAGAGCTGTGGAATACCCTGGTGCCGCTGTGGGATGACCGCACCTTCTATGATTTCGTCGCCAGTTCCGAGGCTTTTGCCCGTCTGACTTTCCATCATCGTGAGGTCTTTGGTCAGGTCGGTTTCGGCACCGGTGGCTGGGATTCCGATTTCCCCAACTCCATGCTGGAAATCTTCCGCGTGGTGATGACCAACTGCGACGATCACCAGCACCTGATCGAGGGCGGTGTAGAGCAGGTCCCGCTGGGTATCTGGCGCCATGCGCCGGAAAAATGCGCACACTGGCCGCAAGGCACTACCCTGTCTTCGCTGCACAGTGGCGCGCCGCGCCCGGGAGTGAAACGGATTGCCCGCGATAGCAACGGCCACTTCGAAGTGACTGACTACTGGGGGGTGAGCCGCCACTACGAGGCTGTACTGACCACCTGCCAGAGTTGGTTGCTGACTACCCAGATCGAATGCGAAGAGTCGCTGTTCTCGCAGAAGATGTGGATGGCACTGGACCGTACCCGTTACATGCAGTCTTCGAAGACCTTCGTGATGGTCGACCGGCCGTTCTGGAAAGACAAAGACCCGAAAACCGGGCGCGATGTCATGAGCATGACCCTGACCGACCGTCTGACTCGTGGCACCTATCTGTTCGATAACGGCGACGACAAGCCGGGGGTGATCTGCCTGTCCTACTCTTGGATGAGCGATGCCTTGAAAATGCTGCCGCAACCAATCGAGAAGCGCGTCAAACTGGCGCTGGATGCGTTGAAGAAGATCTATCCGGATGTGGATATCGCCAGCCATATCATTGGTGATCCAATCACTGTCTCCTGGGAAGCCGATCCGCACTTCCTCGGCGCCTTCAAGGGGGCGCTACCGGGTCATTACCGCTATAACCAGCGCATGTACGCGCACTTCATGCAGGCCGATATGCCGGCGGAACAGCGTGGCATCTTCATCGCCGGCGACGATGTGTCCTGGACTCCGGCCTGGGTCGAGGGCGCAGTGCAGACCTCGCTCAATGCGGCGTGGGGGATCATGACTCACTTTGGTGGCCGCAGTTATCCGGAAAACCCCGGGCCCGGCGATGTCTTCCATGAGATCGGTCCTATCGAATTGCCTGAGTGA
- a CDS encoding SRPBCC family protein: MLKIIAIALVCLIGAILAFAATKPDTFRVQRMASIKAQPETIFAQIIDLRGWSAWSPYEKKDPDMKRTFSGAATGKGAIYEWVGNTEVGSGRMEITEASAPSKITIKLDFIKPFKAHNTAEFTLVAKGDSTEVTWAMQGPTPYLAKIIHVFFNMDRMVGKDFEAGLANLKALAEK; the protein is encoded by the coding sequence ATGTTGAAAATCATTGCTATCGCACTTGTCTGCCTTATCGGCGCCATTCTCGCCTTTGCCGCCACTAAGCCGGACACCTTCCGCGTCCAACGTATGGCCAGCATCAAGGCGCAGCCGGAGACGATCTTTGCCCAGATCATCGACCTGCGTGGTTGGAGTGCTTGGTCGCCGTATGAAAAGAAAGACCCGGACATGAAGCGGACCTTCAGCGGCGCCGCCACTGGCAAGGGCGCCATTTATGAATGGGTGGGCAACACCGAAGTCGGCTCGGGACGAATGGAGATAACCGAGGCATCGGCGCCCAGCAAGATCACCATCAAGCTGGACTTCATCAAGCCGTTCAAGGCCCATAACACCGCTGAATTCACCCTGGTCGCCAAAGGCGATAGCACTGAGGTCACCTGGGCCATGCAGGGCCCCACCCCGTATCTGGCGAAGATCATTCACGTTTTCTTCAATATGGATCGCATGGTCGGCAAGGACTTCGAGGCCGGTCTCGCCAATCTGAAGGCTCTTGCTGAAAAGTAA
- the ada gene encoding bifunctional DNA-binding transcriptional regulator/O6-methylguanine-DNA methyltransferase Ada, which translates to MNTSIKKAQLAAVTVNDPRWAVVQARNPEADGQFFYSVKSTGVYCRPSCAARPANPENVQFHATREDAERAGFRPCLRCKPDQPSLAEQHAAKVTQACRVLDNAEQAPSLEALAKQVGMSTYHFHRVFKAITGLTPKGYADAQRAQRVRDQLGRSESVTEAIYDAGFNSNGRFYEASNQLLGMTPSKYRAGGVNTQIRFAVGECSLGSILVAQSERGVCAILLGDDPDLLVRDLQDRFPHATLIGGDSDFEQVVAKVVGFVEAPAIGLDLPLDVRGTAFQQRVWQALRDIPPGSTASYTEIALRIGSPSAVRAVAGACAANALAVAIPCHRVVRNDGGLSGYRWGVERKRALLNLEAHA; encoded by the coding sequence ATGAACACTTCAATCAAGAAAGCCCAGCTCGCCGCCGTAACGGTCAATGACCCGCGCTGGGCTGTCGTTCAGGCTCGGAATCCCGAAGCAGACGGGCAATTCTTCTACTCGGTAAAAAGCACGGGGGTGTATTGCCGGCCCTCCTGTGCGGCGCGCCCTGCAAACCCCGAAAACGTGCAATTCCATGCGACTCGCGAAGACGCTGAAAGGGCCGGCTTCCGCCCCTGCCTGCGCTGCAAGCCCGACCAGCCGTCACTGGCGGAACAGCACGCAGCAAAAGTCACGCAAGCCTGTCGGGTGCTCGACAACGCAGAACAAGCACCCAGCCTGGAGGCGCTGGCCAAACAGGTGGGGATGAGCACCTATCACTTCCATCGTGTGTTCAAGGCCATCACCGGGTTGACGCCAAAAGGCTACGCCGACGCTCAGCGGGCGCAACGCGTGCGTGACCAACTCGGTCGCAGCGAATCGGTGACGGAGGCGATCTACGACGCCGGCTTCAACTCCAATGGGCGCTTCTACGAAGCCTCGAATCAGCTGCTGGGTATGACGCCGTCGAAATACCGTGCCGGCGGCGTAAATACGCAAATACGCTTCGCCGTAGGCGAGTGCTCGCTGGGTTCGATTCTGGTCGCGCAGAGCGAACGCGGAGTCTGTGCAATTTTGCTGGGCGATGATCCCGACCTGCTGGTCCGTGATCTTCAAGACCGCTTCCCCCACGCCACGCTGATTGGTGGCGACAGCGATTTCGAACAGGTAGTGGCCAAAGTCGTTGGTTTCGTCGAGGCCCCGGCAATCGGTCTGGATCTGCCGCTGGATGTTCGTGGAACTGCATTCCAGCAGCGGGTCTGGCAGGCCTTGCGGGACATTCCGCCAGGCTCGACGGCGAGCTATACCGAAATCGCCCTGCGCATAGGTTCGCCAAGTGCCGTGCGCGCAGTTGCAGGAGCCTGCGCCGCCAATGCCCTGGCCGTGGCGATTCCTTGCCATCGTGTCGTACGTAACGACGGCGGCTTGTCTGGCTATCGTTGGGGCGTCGAACGCAAGCGTGCCTTGCTCAATCTGGAGGCGCACGCATGA
- a CDS encoding SRPBCC family protein — MSAKKTNVSARRERSTHHATFVIERNYDASPAQVFAAWAEPAAKARWFVGPDEWEASDHELDFRVGGRESVSGCAAGGPVHEYDACYQDIVPDQRIVYSYDMHLNETRISVSLATVELKPAGSGTRLIFTEQAVFLDGIDNVAERERGTRDLLDNLGAELQRTRA; from the coding sequence ATGAGCGCAAAAAAAACTAATGTGTCAGCTAGGCGCGAACGTTCCACCCATCACGCTACCTTCGTTATCGAGCGCAACTACGACGCCTCGCCCGCCCAAGTATTCGCCGCCTGGGCGGAGCCAGCGGCCAAGGCTCGCTGGTTCGTGGGGCCCGACGAGTGGGAGGCCTCCGATCACGAACTAGACTTCCGGGTCGGCGGACGAGAAAGCGTCAGCGGCTGCGCAGCTGGCGGCCCGGTCCATGAGTACGACGCCTGCTATCAGGACATCGTGCCGGACCAGCGCATCGTCTACAGCTATGACATGCACCTGAACGAGACGCGGATATCAGTCTCGCTGGCAACGGTGGAGCTCAAACCTGCGGGCAGTGGCACGCGGCTCATCTTCACCGAGCAGGCCGTCTTTCTCGACGGCATTGATAACGTCGCCGAGCGCGAGCGCGGCACGCGCGATCTGCTGGACAACCTGGGAGCGGAACTCCAGCGCACGCGCGCCTGA
- a CDS encoding class I SAM-dependent methyltransferase, which yields MAIPPTQSVVASNREAWNDSAKHHKDTDAWRALLGAVGQADFSCFDPILTHLLLSLGVEDKNIVQLGCNNGRECLSLLGLGARTVVGVDQSAAFLAQARELASLSPHDPVFVEADIHSLPPALHDRFDTALITIGVLNWMPDIAVFFSRVGATLRQSGTLVIYETHPFLEMFAPETADPFRLAESYFRTEPFVEERVIVYEGQSQAKGAPSYWFVHRLSDIVTALIEAGLQIAHFKEYPHSNREDAYDLYQHQKAQLPMCYTLTAIKR from the coding sequence ATGGCGATACCACCGACTCAAAGTGTCGTGGCAAGCAACAGAGAGGCCTGGAACGACTCGGCGAAGCATCACAAAGATACCGATGCGTGGCGGGCACTTCTCGGGGCGGTCGGCCAAGCAGATTTCTCATGCTTTGATCCCATACTCACTCATTTGCTTCTGAGCCTAGGCGTCGAAGACAAGAACATTGTCCAACTCGGTTGCAATAATGGGCGCGAGTGCCTGTCGTTGTTAGGACTTGGGGCTCGAACCGTGGTCGGAGTCGATCAATCCGCAGCTTTTCTCGCTCAAGCACGGGAACTGGCATCGCTTTCCCCTCACGATCCGGTATTCGTCGAGGCCGACATCCATTCCTTGCCGCCTGCGCTCCATGATCGTTTCGATACTGCGCTAATCACGATTGGGGTATTGAACTGGATGCCGGATATCGCGGTTTTTTTCTCTCGTGTCGGCGCCACTCTCCGACAGAGTGGAACCCTGGTGATCTACGAAACCCACCCTTTCCTAGAGATGTTCGCACCCGAGACGGCCGATCCCTTTCGACTAGCGGAGTCCTATTTCCGCACCGAGCCCTTCGTCGAGGAACGGGTCATCGTCTACGAAGGTCAGAGCCAGGCGAAAGGCGCTCCTTCCTATTGGTTTGTCCACCGGTTGAGCGACATCGTCACTGCGTTAATAGAGGCCGGCCTCCAGATCGCACACTTCAAGGAATATCCTCACTCCAATCGCGAGGACGCCTACGATCTGTATCAGCATCAAAAGGCGCAGTTGCCGATGTGCTACACCCTGACGGCGATAAAGCGATAG
- a CDS encoding TonB-dependent receptor, which translates to MTRTKLSLLIPLLGSFSAPTWAEETEQPGTLNMQATVVSATRSEASIASIPGSVQVIDEQQIREQSGTGRRVADILGQLVPGLAPSSGGMSNFGQTLRGRNMLVLIDGVSQNATRDNFRQLNSISPASIERIEVVSGASSIYGAGASGGIINIITKRNQGQDLAFSSKLGLGSGNNLNPKGFAYEAFQSATGRQDALDWYVSADLIQRNDQFDGNGKRIPQDTSQGSNMDTETYDLQGRFGYELDADKKLNLLLQDYKDQQDTDYTKDPKNRQEAVAIKGLKLDDQPYTHNQAVNLNYTDKDLYGQGLVVESYWRRADALFFPDLARGKAGVSDNNSVQDVYGLRAAIDSPLPSIGDATGNLVWGADYDHERSRQRGDQYKVNGLSYSKTGATFELGPDIETTTKALFGQMSWDIADWTLRGGIRREWIESEVADSIAYGEIVQTGKRSTLPGDTLNYDDTLYNLGAVYHLSENQDLFANFSQGFSLPDIQRFMRDVSSTFNIQSLNAQAIKVDSYELGWRGTWDQWQADVTVYENTSDVTQFFDANDRVLRLINQKERVRGIENSLTYRATDHWSVGGTYAWAKGETEQNGKWIDLPATRISPAKTTLFVGYTEDDYSLRLQGMHLSSYDAAAKDNNGRDIEGYTLVDMLGSVELPVGRLEGGVYNLTNRTYQNLFAQANARAPFANAEGRTLSVSYSVDW; encoded by the coding sequence ATGACCCGTACCAAACTCTCCCTGCTGATTCCGCTGCTCGGCTCCTTCAGTGCCCCAACCTGGGCCGAAGAAACCGAGCAGCCAGGCACCCTGAACATGCAAGCCACAGTTGTCTCGGCCACCCGCAGCGAAGCGAGCATCGCTTCGATTCCAGGCTCGGTGCAGGTCATCGACGAACAGCAGATCCGTGAGCAGAGCGGCACCGGCCGCCGAGTCGCCGATATCCTCGGGCAACTGGTGCCAGGCCTGGCACCCTCCAGTGGCGGGATGAGCAACTTCGGTCAGACCCTGCGTGGGCGCAACATGCTGGTGTTGATCGACGGCGTGTCGCAAAACGCCACCCGCGACAACTTCCGTCAACTCAACAGCATCTCGCCCGCCAGCATCGAGCGCATCGAAGTGGTGTCTGGCGCGAGCAGCATCTACGGCGCCGGGGCTTCGGGCGGCATCATCAACATCATCACCAAACGCAACCAGGGCCAGGACCTCGCCTTTAGCAGCAAACTGGGCCTGGGCAGCGGCAACAACCTCAATCCCAAGGGTTTCGCCTACGAGGCGTTCCAAAGTGCGACAGGCCGACAGGACGCACTGGACTGGTATGTCTCGGCAGACCTGATCCAACGCAACGACCAGTTCGACGGCAACGGCAAGCGCATTCCCCAGGACACCTCCCAGGGCAGCAACATGGATACCGAAACCTATGACCTGCAAGGTCGGTTCGGTTACGAGTTGGATGCCGACAAAAAGCTCAACCTGTTGCTGCAAGACTACAAGGATCAGCAGGACACCGACTACACCAAGGATCCGAAGAACCGCCAGGAAGCCGTCGCGATCAAGGGCTTGAAGCTCGACGACCAACCCTACACCCACAACCAGGCGGTCAACCTCAACTACACCGATAAGGATTTGTACGGCCAGGGCCTGGTGGTCGAAAGCTACTGGCGCCGTGCCGACGCGCTGTTCTTTCCCGATCTGGCTCGGGGCAAGGCCGGTGTCTCGGACAACAACAGCGTGCAAGATGTATACGGCCTGCGTGCTGCCATCGATAGCCCGTTGCCGTCCATCGGCGATGCCACCGGCAACCTGGTCTGGGGGGCCGACTACGACCACGAGCGCTCCCGCCAGCGTGGCGACCAGTACAAGGTCAACGGCCTGAGCTACAGCAAGACTGGCGCCACCTTTGAATTGGGGCCGGACATCGAAACCACCACCAAGGCGTTGTTCGGGCAAATGTCCTGGGACATCGCTGACTGGACCCTGCGTGGCGGCATACGCCGTGAGTGGATCGAAAGCGAAGTCGCCGACAGCATCGCCTACGGTGAAATCGTTCAGACCGGCAAACGCTCGACCTTGCCCGGCGACACTCTCAACTATGACGACACCCTCTACAACCTGGGAGCGGTCTATCACCTGAGTGAAAACCAGGACCTGTTCGCCAACTTCAGCCAGGGCTTTTCGCTGCCGGACATCCAGCGCTTCATGCGCGATGTCAGCAGCACCTTCAACATCCAGAGCCTCAACGCCCAGGCGATCAAAGTCGACAGCTACGAGCTGGGCTGGCGTGGTACTTGGGATCAATGGCAAGCCGACGTCACCGTTTATGAGAACACCTCGGACGTCACCCAGTTCTTCGACGCCAACGACCGTGTGCTGCGCCTGATCAACCAAAAGGAACGCGTACGCGGCATCGAGAACAGCCTGACGTATCGTGCGACCGATCACTGGTCGGTGGGCGGCACTTACGCTTGGGCCAAAGGTGAAACCGAACAGAACGGCAAATGGATCGACCTGCCGGCCACCCGCATTTCACCGGCTAAAACCACTTTGTTCGTCGGCTATACCGAAGACGACTACAGCCTGCGTCTGCAGGGCATGCATCTGTCCAGCTACGATGCCGCCGCCAAAGACAACAATGGCCGCGATATCGAGGGCTACACCCTGGTGGACATGCTCGGTTCGGTGGAGCTGCCGGTCGGCCGCCTTGAAGGTGGGGTCTACAACCTCACCAACCGCACCTACCAGAACCTCTTCGCCCAGGCCAACGCCCGCGCGCCTTTTGCCAATGCCGAAGGGCGTACGCTGAGCGTCAGCTACTCGGTCGACTGGTAA
- a CDS encoding DUF1579 domain-containing protein: protein MTTEAQKEHQWLQKLVGEWTCEVECIIEPGQPPVKWMGSESVRSLGGLWILGEGQSEMPAGDSPASSVLTLGYDPQKKRFVGTWIGSMMPHLWVYDGELDAAARVLTLDTEGPNMAAEGALAKYKDVIELKSDDQRVLTSHMLGDDGTWQQFVTVNYRRKQ from the coding sequence ATGACAACCGAAGCGCAGAAGGAGCACCAGTGGCTGCAGAAGCTCGTCGGAGAGTGGACGTGCGAAGTCGAATGCATCATCGAGCCGGGCCAGCCGCCGGTGAAGTGGATGGGTTCCGAGAGTGTGCGGTCGCTGGGCGGCCTCTGGATTCTCGGCGAGGGACAGAGCGAAATGCCCGCTGGCGATAGCCCCGCATCGTCAGTCTTGACGCTCGGCTATGACCCGCAGAAGAAGCGCTTTGTGGGCACCTGGATCGGTTCGATGATGCCCCACCTCTGGGTCTACGACGGCGAGTTGGACGCCGCTGCCAGGGTCCTGACGCTCGACACCGAAGGCCCGAATATGGCCGCCGAGGGGGCGCTGGCGAAGTACAAGGATGTGATCGAGCTCAAGAGCGACGATCAGCGGGTGCTGACCTCGCACATGCTTGGCGATGACGGGACGTGGCAGCAGTTCGTAACGGTGAATTATCGGCGCAAGCAATAG
- a CDS encoding 2OG-Fe(II) oxygenase, with the protein MNAPANTMAALGCAATLVERIEVRDWQRISEDLDAQGHALLERLLSPSECAALAGFYSQENLFRSRVVMARHGFGRGEYKYFNYPLPDMIAGLRTTLYPHLAPIANRWNQAMGLAVTYPAQHAEFIARCHAAGQLRPTPLLLQYGVDDYNCLHQDLYGEQVFPLQVAILLSEPGRDFTGGEFVLTEQRPRMQSRPEVVPLKQGDAVIFAVHQRPVQGTRGTYRVNLRHGVSRLRSGHRHTVGVIFHDAV; encoded by the coding sequence ATGAACGCGCCAGCCAACACGATGGCCGCTCTGGGCTGCGCAGCTACCCTGGTCGAACGCATTGAGGTTCGGGATTGGCAGCGCATCAGCGAGGATCTGGATGCGCAAGGTCATGCACTGCTTGAGCGCCTGCTGAGCCCGAGCGAATGCGCCGCGCTGGCTGGGTTTTACTCGCAGGAGAACCTTTTCCGCAGCCGGGTGGTGATGGCGCGGCATGGCTTCGGGCGCGGTGAGTACAAGTACTTCAACTATCCGCTGCCGGACATGATCGCCGGGCTGCGTACCACGCTCTATCCGCACCTGGCGCCCATCGCCAACCGCTGGAATCAGGCGATGGGTCTCGCCGTCACCTACCCCGCGCAACATGCCGAGTTCATCGCCCGCTGCCATGCCGCGGGCCAGTTGCGGCCGACGCCACTGCTCCTGCAATACGGTGTCGACGACTACAACTGCCTGCATCAGGACCTCTACGGCGAGCAGGTATTCCCGCTGCAAGTGGCGATTCTGCTTTCAGAGCCCGGCCGCGACTTTACCGGCGGCGAGTTTGTCTTGACCGAGCAGCGCCCGCGTATGCAATCGCGTCCTGAAGTGGTGCCGCTGAAACAGGGTGATGCGGTGATCTTCGCCGTTCACCAGCGCCCGGTGCAGGGTACTCGTGGCACCTACCGGGTGAACCTACGCCATGGCGTCAGCCGTTTGCGCTCGGGGCATCGGCATACCGTTGGCGTGATTTTCCACGACGCCGTTTGA
- a CDS encoding Lrp/AsnC family transcriptional regulator, with product MPDLYLPALDDIDRQLIAALQINARESVAVLARRLGIARTTVTSRIARLEKSKIITGYGVRLGQRVLDGGLQAYVGITLQPRSGKEVLRRLSGMAEVQQLCAVSGEFDYVAWLRVDSPERLDQLLDQIGSFDGVEKTTTSIILSTKVDRGHPL from the coding sequence ATGCCTGATTTGTATTTACCTGCCCTCGACGATATCGACCGTCAATTGATTGCTGCCTTGCAGATCAACGCTCGAGAAAGTGTGGCGGTGCTGGCCCGTCGCCTGGGGATTGCGCGTACCACGGTAACGTCCCGCATCGCACGCCTGGAAAAGTCGAAAATCATCACCGGCTATGGCGTGCGCCTGGGTCAGCGGGTGCTTGATGGAGGTTTGCAGGCCTATGTGGGTATTACCTTGCAACCGCGTTCCGGCAAAGAGGTTCTGCGCCGGTTGAGCGGCATGGCGGAAGTCCAGCAGCTCTGTGCGGTCAGTGGCGAGTTCGATTATGTGGCCTGGCTGCGGGTGGACTCCCCGGAGCGCCTCGATCAGCTGCTCGATCAAATCGGTAGTTTCGACGGGGTGGAGAAGACGACGACCTCGATCATTTTGTCTACTAAAGTTGACCGTGGCCATCCGCTTTGA
- the alkB gene encoding DNA oxidative demethylase AlkB — MTMDLFDGASTLESQEQLAPGAVLLRGFAAADERELLSALAEVITQAPFRHMRTPGGLPMSVGMSNCGALGWISDRAGYRYGPVDPLSSQPWPPLPEVFLQLATHAAERAGFSRFVPDACLINRYEPGSRLSLHQDKNERDFGQPIVSVSLGLPVVFLFGGLSRSVPARRIGLMHGDVVVWGGPARLSYHGVLPLKEGFHPLVGSQRPNLTFRKAG, encoded by the coding sequence ATGACCATGGATTTGTTCGACGGCGCGAGCACTCTCGAGTCGCAGGAGCAGTTGGCCCCAGGTGCTGTGCTCTTGCGCGGTTTTGCCGCCGCGGATGAACGCGAGCTGCTCAGTGCCCTGGCGGAGGTGATCACTCAGGCGCCGTTCCGTCACATGCGTACCCCGGGCGGTTTGCCCATGTCGGTCGGCATGAGCAACTGCGGCGCCCTCGGTTGGATCAGCGATAGAGCCGGCTATCGCTACGGGCCCGTTGACCCGCTCAGCAGCCAGCCCTGGCCGCCGCTGCCTGAGGTGTTTCTGCAGCTGGCCACGCACGCGGCAGAGCGGGCAGGGTTCAGCCGGTTCGTGCCGGACGCCTGTTTGATCAACCGCTACGAACCGGGCTCAAGGCTGTCGTTGCATCAGGACAAGAACGAGCGCGACTTTGGCCAGCCGATTGTCTCGGTGTCGCTTGGTCTTCCTGTGGTCTTTCTGTTCGGTGGCTTAAGCCGCTCGGTGCCAGCCCGGCGCATTGGTCTTATGCACGGGGATGTGGTCGTGTGGGGCGGGCCAGCAAGGTTGAGTTATCACGGGGTGTTGCCGCTCAAAGAGGGTTTCCATCCGTTAGTGGGTAGCCAGCGGCCGAACCTCACGTTCCGCAAGGCCGGGTGA